The DNA region CCTACGTTAGATGGCTTTGGGGTGTTAACAAATATCCGAGAAGTTCTTCAACAAGATATTCCCATTGTCTTATTAACGGCGCTTGGTGATACCGATAGAGTAGTCAAAGGCTTAAAGCTAGGTGCCGATGATTATATTGTAAAACCATTTGAGCCAAGAGTGTTACAGGCAAGAATTGAATCGGTATTGAGAAGAGCGAAAAAGGAAGTTCCGTCTGAAGGCAAGAGGTTTAGTTTACATGAACTCTTCTTTGATGAAAATAAACTGAGAGTTTCTTATCTTGACCAACCTCTTCCATTAACAAAAAAAGAATACAAAATCTTTGTTCGCTTGGCGAAAAATCCAGGCAGAGTTTATTCTAGAGAGCAACTTGTGCAATTAGAGTGGGATGATTACTATGAAGGTGATGCCAGAACAGTTGATACTCATATAAAAAATGTGCGAGAGAAATTAAAGGCCGTTGGATTTACAAAACAGATTATTGAGACGGTTTGGGGAATTGGCTATCAAATCCTTGAAGATGACTCATAAGGGTGAATAACTTGAAGAAAAAACTTTCAAAGAAAATAGCACTATTCGTTATACTTATTTTATTAATTGTTATTAGTTCAATGGTGTTTTTTTCGTACCACTTATTTAAAAATTTTTATAAGGAACAATTAGCGCTAGATGTCTATGGAGAATTACGAACATATACGGCGATGATTGAAAAAGGCATTGACGAAGAGCTAATTTCTTACCTAGTTGCTGAAAAGCATCTTAAACGACATGTTTATATGGTGTTTTTTGATGAGGATCTTCAACCGATATACTTGTCTCACAATGTAAGTAGTGAATGGATACAAGAATACCAGAACTGGATAAGAGAGCGACATAGTAGTGGAGATAGTACGTTACAATATGTTGATACTGGAATTGATTTTCATATCCCGCACATATGGGCATATCAGCCCATTGAGAACGGCTTTTTCTTTATTGATCAAGATACAGGCGAGTTTGAAAAAGCAAAAGTACAACTATTTCTGTTGTTATTCGTAATGGGGTTATTTACTTTGCTAGTTGGCGTACTCTTAACGATATACTTAACAAATATTATCTCGAAACCATTAATTAAGATTGGAGCTACTACAAGAAAGATTGCAAAGGGAGATTTTGATAGTAAACTTTCAATTGAGAGTGATGATGAAGTAGGTCAACTTG from Anaerobacillus alkaliphilus includes:
- a CDS encoding response regulator transcription factor, yielding MGNRVLIVDDEKEMRKLLTTCLKPYGYMIDEAQDGFDAIEKISNEHYDLVLLDIMMPTLDGFGVLTNIREVLQQDIPIVLLTALGDTDRVVKGLKLGADDYIVKPFEPRVLQARIESVLRRAKKEVPSEGKRFSLHELFFDENKLRVSYLDQPLPLTKKEYKIFVRLAKNPGRVYSREQLVQLEWDDYYEGDARTVDTHIKNVREKLKAVGFTKQIIETVWGIGYQILEDDS